A region of Dermabacter vaginalis DNA encodes the following proteins:
- a CDS encoding trimeric intracellular cation channel family protein: MNTTPDHFLLTNQLLIAIDLIGVFVMGIVGGSLARRLQFDAVGYAVLGVISGLGGGIIRDLILNYGIPAAFANPLYLTVSLAGSAIAYVASSEGPMWRHTTTVLDCIALGLWAAIGTAKSMLVGLSPLPAVMLGVTTGIGGGVIRDMAVGRIPVVFGGGPLYATAALLTSVLTWLVYYFDLPAWTVLIAAGCGTLLAIFAQWKQWSLPTKTPDLTVTMSPSQLRAFARRVRKAERRRVAIETGAIPVVNLENDDLARDILENPPEAEP; encoded by the coding sequence GTGAACACCACGCCCGATCACTTTCTCCTCACGAATCAGCTGCTCATTGCCATCGACCTCATCGGCGTGTTTGTGATGGGTATCGTCGGCGGCTCTCTTGCGCGCCGCCTCCAGTTCGATGCTGTGGGGTACGCCGTTCTCGGAGTGATCTCGGGCCTCGGAGGCGGCATCATCCGCGACCTCATTCTCAACTACGGCATTCCCGCGGCCTTCGCTAATCCCCTGTACCTTACGGTCAGTCTCGCGGGCTCGGCAATCGCCTACGTTGCGTCATCCGAAGGCCCCATGTGGCGTCACACGACAACCGTGCTCGACTGCATTGCGCTCGGCCTCTGGGCAGCGATCGGCACCGCAAAATCGATGCTCGTTGGCCTCTCCCCGCTGCCCGCGGTGATGCTGGGCGTCACGACTGGTATTGGCGGTGGCGTCATCCGCGACATGGCCGTGGGGCGCATCCCGGTCGTGTTCGGCGGCGGTCCCCTCTATGCCACTGCCGCTCTTCTCACGTCGGTACTCACGTGGCTCGTCTACTACTTTGATCTTCCCGCCTGGACAGTGCTCATCGCCGCCGGGTGCGGCACACTTCTCGCGATCTTCGCGCAGTGGAAGCAGTGGAGCCTCCCCACGAAAACTCCCGACCTGACTGTGACCATGAGCCCGAGCCAGCTTCGTGCTTTTGCTCGGCGCGTGCGGAAGGCTGAACGGCGCCGCGTAGCGATCGAGACGGGCGCGATTCCCGTGGTGAACCTCGAAAACGATGACCTTGCTCGCGACATCCTCGAAAATCCTCCCGAGGCCGAGCCTTAA
- the aroB gene encoding 3-dehydroquinate synthase has product MTSHDGTAATVIKVGEGTHSYSVTVGRGLDSTILTAIPESVLRVLIVHQEPVAGRARALAKALESDGRKAFTVEIPDAEQAKGVETLSELWRILGTQDFTRSDLLIGVGGGAATDLAGFAAATWLRGIDVIHVPTTVAGMVDAAVGGKTGINTAEGKNLVGAFHTPLAVIADLEALDGLPGHDVSAGLAEVAKAGFIADERILEIIEADPRRVLDTRASEFAEIMTRAIRLKADVVSEDLTEKGRREILNYGHTLAHAIERHEQYTWRHGDAVAVGMVFAAELAHRAGYLSSDVLARHRSVLTSLDLPTRYRKGQFAELREAMARDKKARGATLRFVILEDTEKPVRLEGPSEDLLEECYDAISA; this is encoded by the coding sequence ATGACGAGTCATGACGGTACGGCCGCCACGGTCATCAAAGTGGGGGAGGGAACGCACTCCTACAGCGTGACGGTCGGCCGCGGCCTCGACAGCACGATCCTCACCGCGATCCCTGAAAGCGTCCTTCGCGTGCTCATCGTTCACCAAGAACCGGTGGCGGGCAGGGCACGTGCTCTCGCCAAGGCACTAGAGTCCGACGGTCGCAAGGCTTTCACCGTGGAAATTCCGGACGCGGAGCAGGCCAAGGGAGTCGAAACTCTCTCGGAGCTTTGGCGTATTCTCGGGACGCAGGACTTCACACGAAGCGATCTCCTCATCGGGGTGGGCGGCGGCGCCGCGACTGATCTAGCGGGGTTCGCGGCGGCGACGTGGCTTCGGGGAATCGACGTCATTCACGTGCCAACAACGGTGGCGGGAATGGTCGATGCCGCGGTGGGAGGCAAGACGGGTATCAACACCGCGGAGGGGAAAAATCTCGTGGGGGCGTTCCACACGCCGCTCGCGGTGATCGCGGATCTTGAGGCACTCGACGGCTTGCCCGGGCACGATGTGTCAGCGGGCCTCGCGGAAGTCGCGAAGGCGGGTTTCATTGCCGATGAACGTATTCTCGAGATCATCGAGGCCGATCCGCGTCGTGTTCTCGACACGCGCGCGTCAGAGTTTGCCGAAATCATGACCCGGGCGATCCGTCTCAAGGCCGATGTCGTGAGCGAGGATCTTACCGAGAAGGGCCGCCGCGAGATCCTCAACTATGGGCACACCCTGGCTCACGCGATCGAACGCCACGAACAGTACACGTGGCGTCACGGTGACGCGGTCGCCGTCGGAATGGTGTTTGCGGCCGAGCTCGCCCACCGAGCCGGTTATTTGAGCTCAGACGTCCTCGCTCGCCATCGTTCGGTTCTCACGTCGCTCGACCTTCCCACGCGCTACCGAAAGGGGCAGTTTGCCGAGCTCCGGGAGGCGATGGCGCGCGATAAAAAGGCGCGTGGGGCCACGCTGCGTTTCGTGATCCTCGAGGACACGGAGAAGCCCGTCCGCCTCGAAGGGCCAAGTGAGGACTTGCTCGAGGAGTGCTACGACGCGATTAGCGCGTGA
- a CDS encoding shikimate kinase codes for MSAPHTGARLTRLRSPELNDQGPRLVLVGPMGAGKSTVGRLVAETLDVAFRDSDAEIESEAGRAIPEIFATDGERHFRALEERVIARLLTSHSGVLALGGGAVTSSATRERLRDVTVVYLALDSAHAPERIGSGGGRPVLAGGDPHARWVSVSRAREPFFTEVATWVLDTNGAAPKDLASVLVRELCKRSTLLESEGTAHDES; via the coding sequence ATGAGTGCTCCGCACACGGGTGCGCGGCTGACGCGGCTTCGTTCGCCCGAGCTGAACGATCAGGGCCCTAGGCTTGTGCTCGTAGGCCCCATGGGCGCGGGGAAAAGCACGGTGGGGCGGCTCGTCGCAGAAACCCTTGACGTCGCTTTTCGGGATTCTGATGCCGAGATCGAGAGTGAAGCAGGCCGTGCGATTCCCGAAATCTTTGCGACCGATGGAGAGAGACATTTCCGTGCCCTGGAAGAGCGCGTGATCGCGCGTCTTCTCACCTCCCATAGCGGCGTACTCGCCCTTGGTGGCGGGGCAGTGACGTCATCCGCGACCCGCGAGCGCCTGCGCGATGTCACCGTTGTGTACCTTGCGCTTGATTCCGCTCATGCCCCCGAGCGCATCGGTAGCGGTGGTGGCCGGCCCGTTCTCGCGGGGGGTGACCCTCACGCGCGCTGGGTGTCGGTGAGCCGCGCCCGTGAACCGTTCTTCACCGAGGTTGCCACCTGGGTTCTTGATACGAATGGCGCGGCTCCCAAGGACCTCGCGTCGGTGCTTGTGCGTGAACTTTGCAAGCGTTCAACACTCCTCGAGAGCGAAGGGACAGCACATGACGAGTCATGA